The stretch of DNA CCAATTCTTTAAGAATCTTAAATCCACTAGGTTTGAATGTGATTTAATTATATGATAAAACTCTTTCCTCCCTCCAATAGAGTCAGGGCCAATAATTGTAATGCCTTTCTTTTCCTTCTCTGCGAATGCCATGTATAGCAACGCAATGTTCGGATTATATAATGGAGCAAACACAACATCACCAGGCTTTATTTTAGAGACGATATTATTTATTTTTGTTTTAGTAAATTTATGCTCCATGATATTTGCATCAGGATAAAGCATTGTGACGTTACGAATGAACTCTTTTGATAACGTTATAGAATAGCGCTTGGATAGGTTAACCATTACATGTAGGCTTTTTCCTTTATAATTTTCAAGATAATACCTAGCTAATATAAAGGCTTGATTTTGATTCGATGACATAATAGAAAGAGCATTATCACTGCTTTTAATTACCTCTATTGACGTTGCAGTTGTCACAAATGGTATATTATATTCTCGAAACACTGTAGCCGCAGCTTGAGCTTCATGTGAAACTAATGGTAATAGTGCAAGATCAATTCTTTCATCTATTAGCTTCTGAGCTGCCTTCATACTTCCAATCGCAGTACGATCATTTTTAACAAAAACAAAAGTTAAATTCTCATTTGCCACCTTTTTCGCAAGACTTTTTAAAATACATATTTTCTCATGATTTGACGTACTAGTTT from Aliivibrio salmonicida LFI1238 encodes:
- a CDS encoding ABC transporter substrate-binding protein, translated to MNFVNKNNVFFCILKTMTLLIAYFVSLPIQAYTIGIIVGKTQTKTSTSNHEKICILKSLAKKVANENLTFVFVKNDRTAIGSMKAAQKLIDERIDLALLPLVSHEAQAAATVFREYNIPFVTTATSIEVIKSSDNALSIMSSNQNQAFILARYYLENYKGKSLHVMVNLSKRYSITLSKEFIRNVTMLYPDANIMEHKFTKTKINNIVSKIKPGDVVFAPLYNPNIALLYMAFAEKEKKGITIIGPDSIGGRKEFYHIIKSHSNLVDLRFLKNWDGVVKGVNKNNVTSYVKAYCSGKKNTFLTTYSYDLLNFVLDRIDKLSSNSTAKDTISILKESKYQSVMDGGVLVFNEGKYNRKPMYMYQVTENGNKLIEVIN